A stretch of Clostridia bacterium DNA encodes these proteins:
- a CDS encoding class I SAM-dependent methyltransferase, translating to MRISSDKLFNRISPVYGLFYAKQGRYYSGAMELLQKELDLSLFERALDLGSGTGVLASVLEDTGLSVMGVDSAARMVELARKKAASDRVHFMEGNVLEGLPFGDKFFDVSFASYVAHGLVAEDRKKLYQEMSRITKHWVLFLDYSQERSLLTNIVEWLEGGDYFHFIQNAGREMEECAHQMQTCFTEVRIIPVAPRANWYMCRVGE from the coding sequence ATGCGGATAAGCAGTGATAAACTATTCAATAGAATCTCTCCTGTATATGGCCTATTCTACGCAAAACAAGGTAGATACTATTCGGGTGCAATGGAGTTACTCCAAAAAGAACTGGACCTGTCTCTTTTTGAAAGGGCACTGGACTTGGGGAGCGGCACCGGGGTACTCGCTTCTGTCTTAGAAGATACGGGGCTTTCAGTGATGGGAGTCGACTCAGCGGCTCGCATGGTTGAACTCGCAAGAAAGAAGGCTGCTAGTGATAGGGTACACTTCATGGAAGGAAACGTCTTGGAGGGGCTGCCCTTTGGGGATAAATTTTTCGATGTATCCTTTGCTTCCTACGTGGCCCATGGGCTAGTAGCAGAAGATAGAAAAAAACTGTATCAAGAAATGTCTCGCATCACCAAGCACTGGGTACTCTTTTTAGACTATAGCCAAGAACGTTCCTTGTTAACCAACATAGTGGAATGGCTTGAAGGTGGAGACTATTTCCATTTTATTCAAAACGCTGGTCGAGAGATGGAAGAATGTGCCCATCAAATGCAGACCTGCTTTACAGAAGTAAGAATAATCCCAGTAGCACCACGAGCCAACTGGTATATGTGCAGGGTTGGTGAATGA
- a CDS encoding DUF1456 family protein — MDNNDILIRLRYALEIKDKDMVQILQLGDITMNREEVAKLLTKTPVSEDDKVMAYDTEEHLHCTNFILESFLNGMIVWKRGKQEVKPGQKPRPLHTLKEGESATNVMLKKVKIALSLSSEDMLDIFTKAGIKVSKAELGAFFRNPEHKHYRVCLDKYARNFLKGLALVYREK; from the coding sequence ATGGACAACAATGATATATTGATTCGCCTACGATATGCGCTGGAAATTAAAGATAAGGATATGGTTCAGATTCTCCAACTGGGAGACATCACGATGAACCGGGAGGAAGTTGCAAAACTCTTGACCAAGACCCCGGTTAGTGAAGATGACAAGGTAATGGCCTACGATACGGAGGAACACCTCCATTGCACCAACTTTATACTGGAATCCTTCCTCAATGGGATGATCGTCTGGAAACGAGGCAAACAGGAAGTAAAACCTGGGCAAAAACCTAGACCCCTCCATACCTTGAAAGAAGGAGAAAGTGCGACCAATGTAATGCTAAAGAAAGTTAAAATTGCCTTAAGCCTATCGAGTGAAGATATGTTGGATATCTTTACGAAAGCGGGCATAAAAGTGAGCAAGGCAGAACTGGGTGCTTTTTTTAGAAATCCTGAACATAAGCACTACCGGGTATGTCTCGACAAGTATGCTAGAAACTTTCTAAAGGGATTAGCCCTAGTCTACCGGGAAAAATAG
- a CDS encoding AAA family ATPase gives MGLNQTAILVEFNGLPGCGKTTIANELLEELRSLGYAVATHKELLHHRVKVKKLDLFKSLLDARNRKFFNASLLLCFSTRPFKLGRIQYARNAYVYYYTVHICRKERKEYDFIICDQGLLQVILSIIHMDKINKPKTVQKMLEDAFAGLGTVILVNCKVKIDTAKERIRLRKLKCGRLDYITEDEKLVSALTRQECCLETIRNMASNLVEGNVLELDMHHVVDKNLQTILKRLQV, from the coding sequence ATGGGATTGAATCAAACAGCAATTCTAGTGGAATTCAACGGTCTTCCAGGTTGCGGGAAAACGACAATTGCAAATGAACTGCTAGAAGAACTTCGGAGCTTGGGATACGCTGTTGCAACGCATAAAGAGTTGTTGCATCATCGAGTAAAAGTAAAAAAGCTAGACTTATTCAAAAGTTTACTAGATGCAAGGAATCGAAAGTTTTTCAATGCCAGCCTGCTTCTGTGCTTTTCAACCAGGCCATTTAAGCTTGGCCGTATTCAATATGCGAGAAATGCGTATGTGTATTACTATACGGTACACATTTGCAGAAAAGAAAGAAAAGAATATGACTTCATTATTTGTGACCAGGGATTGCTGCAGGTGATTTTGTCCATTATACACATGGACAAAATCAACAAGCCTAAAACTGTACAAAAGATGTTAGAGGACGCTTTCGCTGGTTTAGGCACAGTCATATTGGTCAATTGCAAGGTGAAGATTGATACCGCGAAAGAAAGAATCCGCTTGCGTAAATTGAAATGCGGTAGACTAGATTATATTACAGAAGACGAGAAACTGGTATCTGCCCTGACAAGACAAGAGTGCTGCCTAGAAACCATACGCAATATGGCTAGTAATCTAGTTGAGGGGAATGTGCTGGAACTAGATATGCATCATGTGGTAGATAAGAATCTGCAAACAATACTGAAAAGACTTCAAGTATAG
- a CDS encoding sigma 54-interacting transcriptional regulator: protein MGRKKQIERLVQEYSMALDPEGYGMRAGLTTEEVAKAVGALRNNASRDLNALCKEGVLLKQKGKPVRFLHRETMLMKLGTDKISALRARTIENTKEREWYVHAKSLDSVLGSKNSLKKQVEMAKAAVMYPPQGLNTILIGPTGVGKTVFAEKMYDFALETGIIDPEGEFVAFNCADYASNQQLLLSQLFGYVKGAFTGADHDKPGVIDRADGGVLLLDEVHRLPHEGQEMLFYLLDKGVYRRLGESNMNRKAKVFMIAATTEKPEDYLLQTFLRRLPVEISIPPISQRTMGERLDIVRGFFQDESRKTGLPIQISKEVLQAFLAYPCPGNIGQLKGDIQLCCAKGYLDHRRRRTKNIQILMEDLPDNMIASLVSQDRGELEKAKGIFDTTLLVEPSQEISHLLSKYEQSLAKVYGRLDQYFKNRQFSSGISDTDEDAAEKIREVFLDFFSQLNYEGYSESDLQNIFATDLLQAVELSLGLAKEKFDLTNASEILFVLGVHLSFLRHANLRDEKLYPYLESIIFSVEELEKARFIISVLNQNLPEHVEEENIKLLAMMLKYVHKEKGTEDKSSVGLVLLAQGEHVADETLDQAAKHIGVHMGVAFCASEYANEKELLLELENAVRKANQGRGVLLLVDQAEFVIFAQIMTARTGILVKAVTGMGTGMVVEAMRRLLMIHQTLDQTVKELETMSWPLNEDIVYGVSGKERVLLIEAAGGLREGRKLCRWFNTLDILRASDVKAVAVRRIDTSMDLGFSPELILGVVSSRELKLKVPIISFEDIVYGSGLSKLQRLLDGEEAGTEMVGSLLFRDEVALVTLRRFLSFADPSKVFELLKYIADTVTRAFGIQLSEGTYLRFIIHCGCMIERLFKGNELPCNEVDEIIGRNQKLYEELKRAMVTVEDNYGLEVPDNELAYILELLETDIVAG from the coding sequence ATGGGAAGAAAAAAACAGATAGAGCGGTTGGTACAGGAGTACTCTATGGCCTTGGACCCAGAAGGGTATGGCATGAGGGCAGGTCTGACCACCGAAGAAGTAGCCAAGGCTGTGGGGGCCTTGCGCAATAACGCAAGCAGAGATCTGAATGCCTTATGCAAGGAAGGCGTACTTCTAAAACAAAAAGGCAAACCGGTGCGATTTTTACACCGGGAAACGATGCTCATGAAATTGGGAACAGATAAGATTAGCGCCCTAAGAGCAAGAACGATTGAAAATACCAAAGAACGAGAGTGGTATGTCCATGCCAAGTCTCTAGACAGTGTCTTAGGGTCTAAAAACAGCCTTAAGAAACAGGTCGAGATGGCCAAAGCAGCCGTCATGTATCCACCACAAGGATTAAATACCATCTTGATTGGACCGACAGGGGTTGGTAAAACCGTCTTTGCGGAAAAGATGTATGACTTTGCTCTTGAAACCGGCATCATTGATCCCGAAGGAGAATTCGTTGCCTTCAACTGTGCCGACTATGCAAGCAACCAACAGTTGCTGTTAAGTCAGCTCTTTGGATATGTAAAAGGTGCCTTTACGGGTGCAGACCATGACAAGCCCGGTGTGATTGACCGAGCCGATGGCGGAGTACTGCTATTGGATGAAGTACACCGTTTGCCTCATGAAGGCCAAGAAATGCTCTTTTACCTCCTAGACAAGGGGGTCTACAGGAGACTAGGCGAAAGCAATATGAACCGCAAGGCCAAGGTATTCATGATTGCCGCAACCACGGAAAAACCGGAAGACTATCTGCTTCAGACCTTTTTACGCAGACTGCCGGTGGAAATTAGTATTCCGCCTATTTCCCAACGAACCATGGGCGAGAGGCTGGACATCGTGAGAGGATTCTTTCAAGATGAATCCAGAAAGACCGGACTGCCGATTCAGATTAGCAAAGAGGTGTTACAGGCTTTTCTAGCCTATCCCTGTCCGGGCAACATCGGTCAGCTAAAAGGCGACATCCAACTTTGCTGCGCCAAGGGCTATTTAGACCATCGCCGGCGCCGAACCAAGAACATCCAGATCCTCATGGAGGATCTGCCAGACAACATGATAGCCAGTCTGGTAAGCCAAGACCGAGGTGAACTTGAAAAGGCGAAAGGCATCTTTGATACGACCTTGCTGGTCGAACCAAGCCAAGAAATAAGCCACCTGCTTTCAAAATATGAGCAATCACTGGCCAAGGTATACGGACGCTTGGACCAATACTTTAAGAACCGCCAATTTAGTAGTGGCATAAGTGATACGGATGAGGATGCAGCAGAAAAAATCAGGGAAGTATTTTTGGACTTCTTTAGCCAGTTGAACTATGAAGGCTACAGCGAAAGTGATTTGCAAAATATTTTTGCAACAGACCTGTTGCAGGCAGTAGAACTTAGTTTGGGTCTTGCCAAGGAAAAATTTGACCTTACCAATGCTTCTGAAATCCTATTTGTACTGGGTGTACATTTGAGCTTTCTTCGACACGCCAACCTTCGGGATGAAAAACTGTATCCTTATTTGGAATCCATTATTTTCAGCGTGGAAGAATTGGAAAAAGCCAGATTCATTATCTCTGTTTTAAACCAAAACTTACCAGAGCATGTGGAAGAAGAAAACATCAAGCTTCTTGCCATGATGCTTAAGTATGTCCACAAGGAAAAAGGCACTGAAGATAAATCTTCGGTGGGACTCGTGCTTTTGGCGCAAGGAGAGCATGTAGCAGATGAGACCCTAGACCAGGCGGCCAAGCATATCGGGGTTCACATGGGCGTGGCTTTTTGTGCTAGTGAATACGCCAATGAAAAGGAACTGCTGCTAGAACTAGAAAATGCCGTAAGAAAGGCCAACCAGGGCCGAGGCGTCTTGCTTTTGGTAGACCAGGCGGAATTTGTAATCTTTGCTCAAATCATGACGGCACGAACGGGAATCTTGGTCAAAGCGGTAACCGGCATGGGAACGGGCATGGTGGTAGAAGCCATGCGTAGACTACTAATGATTCACCAAACACTAGACCAAACGGTGAAAGAACTAGAAACCATGAGCTGGCCCTTGAATGAAGACATCGTCTATGGAGTATCCGGAAAAGAAAGAGTACTCTTAATCGAAGCGGCGGGAGGCTTGCGGGAAGGCAGAAAACTTTGCCGTTGGTTTAATACACTCGATATCTTGAGAGCTTCAGACGTAAAAGCGGTAGCGGTCCGGCGGATTGATACCAGCATGGATCTAGGCTTTTCGCCAGAACTGATTCTAGGGGTGGTTAGCAGCCGGGAACTAAAATTAAAGGTACCCATCATTTCCTTTGAAGATATCGTCTATGGCAGCGGACTGAGTAAGCTGCAACGCCTATTAGATGGAGAAGAAGCCGGTACCGAGATGGTTGGAAGTCTCTTGTTCCGCGATGAGGTGGCGTTGGTAACCCTGCGACGTTTCCTCAGTTTTGCTGATCCCAGCAAGGTGTTTGAATTGCTGAAGTATATTGCAGATACCGTAACCAGGGCGTTTGGAATTCAACTAAGCGAGGGAACATACCTGCGTTTCATCATCCACTGCGGGTGTATGATTGAACGACTCTTTAAGGGGAACGAGCTACCCTGTAACGAAGTCGATGAGATTATCGGAAGAAACCAGAAGTTGTATGAAGAGCTGAAACGAGCCATGGTGACCGTGGAAGACAACTACGGCCTGGAAGTACCCGACAATGAGCTGGCCTATATTTTGGAATTGTTGGAAACTGATATAGTTGCAGGCTAA